AAAAATTGACGAAGTACAAAAAACTGATGACAGATTAATTTTGGGTTTTGGAGTAGAAGAGAGATGACCTGCAGAAAATTTTGGGCTGTCCTGGGAACTGTTAGGCTAGAATGGTTTCTTGTTGTGTCTGTTGGGGGTGGCCGAAAGCAAGATTGAATATCTCATTGTAATTGTCCACAAAGTGAACGTCGAGGCCTTCTTTCACATTAGCTGCAAGCTCGTCAAAATCCCTTCTGTTTGCTGAAGGAAATACGATGGTTTTCACACCACTTCTCCTTGCTGCTATTGTCTTCTCCTTAACCTGATTTCATACAATGAAAAAACAAGCTTTCCATGAGTTTAAGACGCAAGTGATAGTACAAAGCAGATCACCAGAATATGGGTGATGCGGGTTTTGGTCAGTAGCTCTAAAGTGTATATTGGGACAGAATTATGCTTGTAAATCACAAAATCATTGATTGGGACCGAGGTTCAGCCAAACATACCCCACCAATGGGAAGGATCTTTCCTGTCAGTGTGACTTCCCcggtcattgctaggtccttctTGACATGCTTGTTTGTGGCGAGGGACAATAGGGATGTGGTCATGGTGCAACCCGCACTAGGGCCATCCTTTGGGGTTGCCCCAGCAGGAACATGGAGATGAAGCTTGGAATTAGCAAAGAAGGGGCTATCAGGTTCTTTCTCAGCCAATATTGCTCTGGCGACAGTGTGAGCAATCTGGGCACTTTCCTTCATAACGTCTCCGAGTTGTCCGGTAACATGGAGGGCCCCTTTACCCTCTCCTTGCTCGATTTGAGTGGTTTCTATATACAGGGTGGAACCACCCATTGCAGTCCAAGCAAGACCCATCACAACACCCACTGGTGTCTGGTCATATATGCGATCCGCATGGAAAACGGGTTTGCCAACAAAGTCGGACAGATTTGAAGACTCCACCAGGACTTTCTCGGCGGTTTTAGGTGATTCAATTTCTTGGATTTTCTCAGTTTCAGTTTCCACTGTCACCTGTGAATAAAACTAGGACTGTCAGAAATTTGAATGTGTAAACCAGTTCCAACACAAGATGTTGCAGAAAGAAGTCGGCTCCCATGGTTTTGGGCTGAACTAATCAACAAACAATAATGCCAATCAGAGAGTGGAACTCAAACCATTGTAACATGAACTTAAGAAAACATGGGACATGCAGAAGTTGCAAATATTTGTCgtttttcttagttttgatgGTACATGATAGATCTCATAACGATTTTGGCATGTGTAATAGGTTTGTGAAGTCTGAAAACTCCTTGCACTGAACTAGGATAACAGAAAACGGAATTCAGTGttccaaaccctaaacccccaTCCCTTCctctttcccctttttttctACGTTAATCTTAACTACATTCAAAATGTTCATTTCTTAACAATAATATTCAATTCACTTGGAAGTATTGATTTCTAAAAATACCTTTGAATCAGCAGCACCTTCACCTTCCTGCACAGCATCAGTTGCGGAAGAGGTTTCAGTAGCCAGTTCATGATTGCTATCCTCATTGCTATCCTCTACTGATTCAGCTTCAGACTGAGTCTCCCCAACAACCAAGGTTTCCTTCAATTCCTGAACCCCTTCTGCTTTGACTTCAGCAGCTGGAGGTTCATTTAATGCTTCATGTCGCACAAGTCGCAAGGCAATCTGCAAACCAAATTGGATGCAGGCATGATTATAGAAGTCTAAATTTGTATAAACTCGAATTTGAGAGGTCAGCAAACCTTGCGAaaaattttttcaatttgtttttgaaGATTGCGAACACCTGCTTCTCTGCAATAGTTTTCTATCAAATCAAGAAGAGCTGCATCCGTCAGTTCAGCCTGTAAAAAAGTTTGACTTAAAGCATAAGCATCCCtttgcaaataaaatatatcaactCAGAGAAATTGGTGCAAAACCAAGTAGGAGCTAGAAATCTACAAGTAAACCAATAGAAGCAGCCACATACCAAGCTATGAGTCTTTTAACTAAAGATCAacatttaaaacataaataagcaaataaataaagcaaaacaAAGACAAACTAACAAGTAAACAAACTACACATGGATCATGATATCCTACGGCTAAAGTGTGTTTATTAAAGGTTGTGAAGTTAGAATGAATTGACATCATTTTGCTCTGTAGAAAAGAATTGTCTGGTTGAATCAAACTGAGAATACAAACATCTGGTATGGGCATTGGGCACTATGCAACTCTTCTCCATGCAAATAATGTACTCTATAAAAATTACTCCAATCATTTTGTTATGAACTCAACATATGAGTCTCTAACTGAAATTCAAACTTAAGGAAAATAAATCTCCACAACAATCATGATATTCTATCTGATGAGGTTTGTATCTACCCTAACCTAGACATATCTAAGGCCTTGGGGATATAAATTTCATCATGGTAATTAGGAGGATAGTGGTTTCAGcttatcaaaagaaataaaaaaaaaaaaaaaaattatgatatttcaGATGTTGTCCTTGAGAATATTCACTCAAATGAAATAAGGTACCATGTGGTATGGGAAAGGAAAGAATGTTTATTTGCCACAAACATCAAAACCTAGCCAATAGCTATCCTTAGGATAACCAACATCGTTCCACATGATAgcagtttttcttttttctttattggaGCTATACCATTTCAAAAGGATGCGAAAGTCTCAAACCCATTACCTTACTCATGGCTTTGTAAACCCTATAGTGCAGGGAAGACCTCACATCTCGTAGATAAGCATGGCTTTAGCCACTTCTTCTAGAAGAGCACCTTTCCATACTAAGCTAAATAGCATGATTTACCAGCCCCACCAATCATTGTAGTTAGTTCACTCTTTCAGAATAAGATTGCATGTTTAATAGGGAAACCTGGTGTGATGAGAAGGCATGCCTTGAGCATCTAACCAAAAGCCTGCTAACCTTAACAGTAATTAGTTTTAGTTCTATTTTCCAACCCCAGTAGGCTATATAGTACAACTATCcagaataaaattttacctcTTGTACCAAAATACAGTATGATGGAAATAACTGCCTTACCATCCTAAATCCCAATGCAAGATATATAAAAGACCTGTGTCCTACTCTACTATTGATTGTTACTGAGAAAGAACCAACACCCACAAGTACACTTTCCATGTACTCTGTTGCAGTTCCCCTTTTAGGAcctttaatgaattaaatttgcTTATTAGAGAAGAAAACTATGATGTTTACACACTGCCTATAATCCACAGAAAGGAATCTATACTCTCCCCATAACACCTTCAGGCCTGAAATTAGCACAAGCAGATAAAGATGCAGAAGAAAGGAGGACACCAACCTGTTCCGGTTTGATTCCACATGCTTCCCGGGTATTTTTCTCTAAATAATCTCTGGCAATATGCATTTTTTCATCGGTGATGTACCCAGCTACAGAAATAACCTCCATTCTGTCCAGCAGAGGATTGGGAATCATTTCCACAATGTTTGCTGTGCATACAAACAGAACCTGCAATAAAGTATTCAAGTATGAGGCATGAAGTCACAGAATATTCATGTCATAGTATTATATAAATCAGAATATagtgcaaaaaaataaataaaagtttgaaaCCAGAAATATGATTCAAAAGTTCACAAGCGATTTCAGAGGCATTTGGCGGAAATCATGAAAAACATCCACTCAGCGATATATTCTACACTAAAACAGAATTATTTAGCATGCATATGCATCATTATTGAAGAAGGATATTTTACAAGAGCATGGGTAAATGCATATGTCAGTGTCTGTAAGTTGTATCCAACAATCTGAATTGCATCATGAGGTGGTTGAGAATGGGGGGAGGAATAACTATAGAAACGGATGTGAGGGAGTTTATGCTAGAGAAGAAAAAGCGAAAACTTGAGAGTTCACTTCCCAACTTTTTACATATGCTAGCTTAGACtattgttagattttttttttttttgataaccaagGAACCTTCCTTGGCCAAACCCTTAGAACTCTCtatggggacccaaacctcaCGGTGTTGACCGTCCTACAACAACCAGCACCAGGTAAATTCAGGGTATCATCAATGGTAGGATTCGAACCCAGAACTATGTACCACTTACAGGGACCACACTTCCCAGTGTTCGCCATGACCAAGATTATTGTTAGAATATTATTGTCAATATAAGCTTTGCTTTAATGGCCATACATGATTCTTTCAtgttaattacattttaaatctTGTTTTAGATTTCTTGTCATTTAAATGTTTTAAGCAGATAGTTTAGCTGGTTTCCAGTTTTAAATCATTTGTGGCTGTCTGGCTTCACCTGGCATTTTCCAACCTATTCAAGAGTGAATTCTAGTCAGCACTACCAGATCTCATCAGGACTAAATCAGCCAGAATGCAACCCCATTATCACTTAGCTTTAAAAACCATCTGGTTGTTGATTCAGAAATTTATAAGCTACAAAGTTGGCATGGGAACCCAGAATTCATGCAAAGGACTGTATTAACAAACCTTTGATAGGTCTATTGGAACATCGAGATAGTGATCTAGAAAATTTGCATTTTGTTCTGGATCCAGAAGCTCCAACAAAGCACTTGCTGGATCACCGGCATGTCCCTTTCCCAACTGTCACAAAACACAGCATATTTGAGAATGACAAAGGAAACAGTTGTAATCAAAACCCAAAACCAATAATGATAGTAAACAAGCTCCATATACACAAAGGACATCAGCAACTAATAAAAGTTGACTACCAAAGAGTAcctaaaaagaaagaacatgTATACACACTGATTGTGAGAATAATCCTAGCCAGCCCATGATATAATACCTTGTCAATCTCATCGATGAGAACTAGAGGGTTAGCTGTTCCAACGTTTTTCAGACATTGCACCATCTTGCCTGGCATTGCACCAATATAGGTTCGACGATGCCCCTAGatatgaatttgaaattaataaaagaagaaTTTGCATAATCTCACAGTatgaccatatatatatattatagaaatataaaaagttCAAAGTTCTCAACTACCTTGATTTCAGCAACATCAGCTAATCCTCCAACTGAAAATCGGAAGAACTTACGATTCAAAGCACGTGCAATAGATCGACCAATGCTAGTTTTTCCCACACCAGGGGGACCAGAGAGGCAGATGATTTTTCCTGTGATTAATTAGCAAATATCAGGAATCTTGTAAAGCTTCATTCATGAAAATTCTATATTAAATTGGAAGTGTATGCCTTGCCTAAGAGATGTAGTCCAGCAATTCTCTGGACACTCATGCACAACAAAATTTAGAGTCAACTAACACAGTTTAAGGCCTAGGCAACAGGTTAGTAGTTAGGTATTATCTTCTAGGgtcacttatcaaaaaaaaaaaaagagggtatTATCTTCTAGGGTCATTCAGAGCACAAGCAATTAAGGATATGAGGTACTGTCAGTCAGTAGTTGTGATCTTAATTCAGAgctcatatatatttttctgacTCAATAGATCTCTCAATTTGTCCACATATATTTTACTAACATAATAAACAACCTAAATCCCTTCCCTATTTTACTTGTACATGGCATGTGATACTGCATTTATTAATGTTCAATATGTTAAACATGGCATCCAAAAACTCgctggaaaatatgaaaacataaaCTTATTGAGATCATCCAAACCACTAAAAAAGGAAGATCCTACCAACCTTGTGAACTTCCCCTGAGTTTTCCAACAGCTATGAATTCCAATATCCTTTCCTTAACATCAGTCAAACCATAGTGGTCCTCGTCAAGGATTTGTTGTGCTTGCATGACATCAAAGTTCTCATCACTGCATTTGgattaaagaaaaacaataagcaAGACATAGAAGACTCCAAGGTCCTATCTGATATCATTTTGTGGGATTTTTGCCTTGATATATGTAATGACACATGCTGAAAATGTCATACCCTGAGTTTTTTGGATGAGAAGTTTCCTGCATGGGATCTAAgtcaaaaaatttcaattataataacaTCAATAATTAACCAAGATCTAAGTTTGACTGACTGATGTTTCCTAACCATTCTCTAACCATAGATTCCATATCAATCAATTCTTTTTTATGCTAAACAAAAATCCATTCTAAATGTGCTAACATCAACAATGGTTTTATGTTGTACTATTAATACCAGAATCTATAAAACATCCTCTACTCTCAATTAAATAATACAGGAAGAATAGGATAAAATCCCAAAGCATAACAATTCAGTGTCATAATTGAGATCAGTAACCAATTGTCTATTtttaccaatgttttcagaaccggaccggtgatcgaaccagaaaagttaccggttcacggttcactggtcggaccggcggtcgaaccgttattgaaccggtgacgtcataaatatataatttatatattattaaaattaaaaataattataaaaattttaaaatatatataaataaattaaaaatcaataatattatcaaattaattcatataaatttttgtaattttgttaaatgaaatatgtaaaatatttaaatgtgaaaatattaaaaatgaaaatttaaactaattttatcatttttaaaaatattatattatttttatttaacattacaaaaaaagttgaaaatctaatatatattattttgtttagcaTATTAAATAACAGAAGCTGTGTAGCTGAGTGGTGGCTAGGATGCCTTCCGAATTTGGGGTCCCAGGTTCAATTCCTCTTGGCTGGGggacttttattatttttttcattgattaggTTGGTTAGGAATCCCACATCGGATTCTAAGAGAAGTGAGGATGCAAAGGGTGCCTATAAATGCATTGCCTCACTGGGAGGGCTTAGGATTAAGCCCACAATATGGTTGAGTGGGGTTTGGGCTTTGTCATTTTGAGACAAGGCCCAGAATGGGTATTTGTTGAGGCTTTTTTATGAAAGGGAGCCTTTAAAATGGAGGTTCAAATTGAGCCGTTCGGTTCAATTGGAACCGTCCGGTTCGACCGAGTCACCGGTCCGACCGTTGGTTTCGACGGTTCGTGGCCGGTTTAAATCTTAAACGGTTCAATAGGCAGATCGGACCGGAATTATGACCGGTcgacggttgaaccggttggaccggccggtccggtccggtttttaaaacattgatttttaCCAAACACTGCAGTTAAAGCATGATGTCAACATATTATTCGAGCTTCTATCAGCCTTCCCACTAAATAAATAGAGATGAAAACATCGACATGtcaaccaaataaaagaaatatcatCTGAAGAAACTAATGGGTAACCAAACAAACCTGTAATTCCCCCAAGGCAATGCAGTCAACCAATCAAGATAATTACGAGTTACATTAAATTCACTTGAACTGGCCTCCAACAGCTGCAGTTTTGTAAGCTCTTCTTCTATGACTTGCAAAACATGAGGTGGgcacttttctttctttggttcaAGCCTTTCCCTGAACTTTGCTgcacaaaagaaatagaaagcaGTACAATAGTTACAACAGAACTAATATACAGCTGCATCTAGATCAACATAAGCCTTTTATCCAACTAAATACCGTAGCAGCACTCACAGTAGACACAATGAAAGGAATGAACCCTAGTTATGACCATAGAATGCAGCTAGCAGCCCTAAGTAAATATAAAAGGATTTTTCACATTATTTCTAAATCTATATGcagaaatatcataaaaaattaaaatcatccTATTAAAAATTGTGGCCATCAATTTTCCAACAAATGTTTGGGTAGGAAATCCACTATGCCAAACCTTAACAATACAACCAGTTGCACATGCACCTCTTTATATACCTTGTGCAGTATATGCAACATGGACAAGACCTACCATCATCTAGATCTAATTCAATCTAACTAAACTAACCGGAAAGAGCTGTTTTGTCATCTGTCTCCAATCCAAGTTCCTGCATAAAGCCAATTGAAATCCAATAAAATTCAAACTAGAAACAAAcaattgatttaaaatcaaCCTCAAACAAGCCCagttattttatttcctattaaATATAGTTTGTAGGGATGCAATAACAAATGGATCTAATATAAAGGATAAATAGCTACAAGATAATGAAGCCATGAACCTTCTTTATGGCCTTAAGCTGCTCATTCAGCAAGTAACGACGCTGCTCTCCACTTATCTTTTCTTCAATTGCTTTTGCTATTGATTCCTATAATTAAACCCAGAGAAGTTAAAGGGAAAAGAAGTCAAAACAAATCCATCTAGAATGAAGAACTTTTACATAGAGGTGCAATACAAAAACACTAGAAGAAACACCTGAATCTTGCTGATCTCCAATTCTTTCTTTACTAATTCCAGAGTAAGTTGTAAGCGTTTATGCACCTGAGTGGGCAAAATACAGCAGAATTACATAGACACTCTAGATGTGACCGACCTAGATACATAAATTAACAAAGTGTACTTTATATTTATGCCAGATGAGAAAACGTATGAATGTCTCCCATCCTCCACAAAATACTGAAGTTTGTCTCCAAACTTCTTCACAGTATACTCCACATcaaacctaaattaaaaaatctttatttaagaATACTTCTATCTGAAAGATAGTGCTATTCAGATGGCTATAAAAAAATGCTAATGCACAAAAAACACTTAATTTCAGTCGCCAGAGCTCATATATGTGTCAAATACCAGTTATCACCAAAATCTATATATGTCAAATACCACTTACATCTAGTTCTTCAAGCACTTGCTGGCATTGCAATTTGTTCGCACCAGATATTGCAGCTCCAAAATCTGCCAACcttggaaaattgaaatcaccTATGTGCTGCCAAATTTAGAAATGACATTTTATCATGACAAGATTGGTAAATTTAATTGATGATTTGAGCACATTCCATAGTATAAACACATGAGCATGTGAAGAAATGTACATAAACACACTTCCATAAGAATACACAATCAGGAACCGATTCATGCATACGAGGAGAAGACCACCAAGATGTTGAGAAAAAGAAACCCAAAAGTATCAAGAATCAATTGTTTGCagacaagaaaatgaaaatccaaatataCGTATATTTATCCATAGCGTAATCAGAAATTGAAGTTCAACATAGTGCATGAacaccaaaaccaaaacaacaGGAAAGTGCAATTATGCTGCTGAATGTTCCAACTGTTTGGACTTATATCACagcatcataaaaaaaatgttattatcgCAAAGAACAGACAAGCTATTAAGTACCAATAAAACAAACCTTCACAAAAGTTCTGCagaaaagataaaatgataCAAATAACGAGCATATAGAAGAACAAGAATCCCAAATCTAGGAAAAAGAACACACTTGAGTATATGTCTGAACATGATCTCTCCAAAGGGAACTTGTCTTCAGGACATCTCTTAGAGTTGATATAACCTCAAAAGATGTTGCTTTTATAACATCATCATCCTTATCATATGGTTTATCCTGCAACAAAAAAGATCAAAAGGTTGAAAGAAAAGAATGCAAAACTATCTATTATATCTATAGAACCTCCaatattacataaaatttaGGATAAACTACACACTTACTTAACCCAAGGCCCCAACAAACCACACTGAACACCAACACCAACACAACCCAAAAGGCGTAGACGCACTTTACCCCCTAAACTGTGAacatagacaaaaaaaaatcctgGACAATTATTCATTTGAAACACTTTACCCCCCTTATGCAAATTTTCCATTGAAAAAgataaagatgaattttttattattatttaagttctATTTTAACAACAAATTTGccctttaaaataataaaattgtgaaGCTTTCCTCCTTCCTCTGATTCCCAAGAAATCATGGCAGCAGTATCGCAAATTAGATTGCCAAGAAGAATTGCAAACTCAAATTTGTTGATGAGGGAACTATTAAAAAGGTGCCTAATAAAAGGGGGGTTAACACATTACCATAATTTTATAACTGTAAGATtaccataaaataataaaaagcatGATTTTGACAAATAGAGAGAGAGGACTAGAAAAGGAAGTGTAGGTTTAATAATTTCAGACTGGATTTGAGAAAGTTAAGAAGAGCAAATTTAAGAGATAAGAGAGAAATTGAAGATCCAGAGTTTGAGAAAAGTGGATTTAACAAGTTGTGAGAGGATTGAAAATATGAGTGTGATTTTCATTATGGGTT
Above is a genomic segment from Vitis riparia cultivar Riparia Gloire de Montpellier isolate 1030 chromosome 14, EGFV_Vit.rip_1.0, whole genome shotgun sequence containing:
- the LOC117930785 gene encoding lon protease homolog 1, mitochondrial, producing MLKVISCSGLQGRFRNITPSLRQGTQSSTPLLRVLSQLRGVNRWSPNSCGRAFFCSDSSDVSDPVVGAEGKAAEAAADEAESKASSAIVPTSPRPEDCLTVLALPLPHRPLFPGFYMPIYVKDPKLLAALVESRKRQAPYAGAFLLKDEPGTEPSLSSGSETEKNIYDLKGKELFNRLHDVGTLAQITSIQGDQVVLIGHRRLRVTEMVSEEPLTVKVDHLKDKPYDKDDDVIKATSFEVISTLRDVLKTSSLWRDHVQTYTQHIGDFNFPRLADFGAAISGANKLQCQQVLEELDVHKRLQLTLELVKKELEISKIQESIAKAIEEKISGEQRRYLLNEQLKAIKKELGLETDDKTALSAKFRERLEPKKEKCPPHVLQVIEEELTKLQLLEASSSEFNVTRNYLDWLTALPWGNYSDENFDVMQAQQILDEDHYGLTDVKERILEFIAVGKLRGSSQGKIICLSGPPGVGKTSIGRSIARALNRKFFRFSVGGLADVAEIKGHRRTYIGAMPGKMVQCLKNVGTANPLVLIDEIDKLGKGHAGDPASALLELLDPEQNANFLDHYLDVPIDLSKVLFVCTANIVEMIPNPLLDRMEVISVAGYITDEKMHIARDYLEKNTREACGIKPEQAELTDAALLDLIENYCREAGVRNLQKQIEKIFRKIALRLVRHEALNEPPAAEVKAEGVQELKETLVVGETQSEAESVEDSNEDSNHELATETSSATDAVQEGEGAADSKVTVETETEKIQEIESPKTAEKVLVESSNLSDFVGKPVFHADRIYDQTPVGVVMGLAWTAMGGSTLYIETTQIEQGEGKGALHVTGQLGDVMKESAQIAHTVARAILAEKEPDSPFFANSKLHLHVPAGATPKDGPSAGCTMTTSLLSLATNKHVKKDLAMTGEVTLTGKILPIGGVKEKTIAARRSGVKTIVFPSANRRDFDELAANVKEGLDVHFVDNYNEIFNLAFGHPQQTQQETILA